The proteins below come from a single Mycobacterium parmense genomic window:
- a CDS encoding MoaD/ThiS family protein: MDGVVVTVRYFAAARAAAGSDSETVILRPGTTVAELVERLAAPGTRLAGVLARCSYLCDGVAVRDETASLRHGNTVDVLPPFAGG, from the coding sequence ATGGACGGCGTGGTAGTGACGGTCAGGTACTTCGCGGCCGCACGCGCCGCCGCGGGGTCCGATTCCGAGACCGTCATCCTTCGTCCGGGCACCACGGTGGCCGAGCTGGTCGAACGCCTCGCCGCTCCGGGGACGCGGCTGGCCGGCGTGCTGGCCCGATGCTCGTATCTGTGCGACGGCGTCGCGGTCCGCGACGAGACCGCTTCGTTACGGCACGGAAACACAGTCGACGTCCTGCCCCCGTTTGCCGGCGGCTAA